In Eschrichtius robustus isolate mEscRob2 chromosome 2, mEscRob2.pri, whole genome shotgun sequence, a single window of DNA contains:
- the IER2 gene encoding immediate early response gene 2 protein has protein sequence MEVQKEAQRIMTLSVWKMYHSRMQRGGLRLHRSLQLSLVMRSARDLYLSAKVEAQEPEVTLPPARSPDPCLHPPREAEAAAEAAPSDGEQPSPEPMDTQEAPRAEETPARCAQRPAKVSRKRRSCSLSDGGDAALVPSKKARLEEEEEERASSDVLDRLQPPPAQAEGAFPNLARVLQRRFSGLLNCSPAAPPTAPPACEAKPACRPADNMLNVLVRAVVAF, from the coding sequence ATGGAAGTGCAGAAAGAGGCGCAACGCATCATGACCCTGTCGGTGTGGAAGATGTACCATTCGCGCATGCAGCGCGGTGGCCTGCGGCTGCACCGGAGTCTGCAGCTGTCGCTGGTCATGCGCAGCGCCCGGGACCTCTACCTCTCAGCCAAGGTGGAAGCCCAGGAGCCCGAGGTGACCTTGCCGCCCGCCCGCTCCCCTGACCCTTGCCTGCACCCGCCGCGGGAAGCGGAAGCCGCAGCAGAGGCAGCGCCCTCCGACGGTGAGCAGCCCTCTCCGGAACCCATGGACACGCAGGAGGCACCGAGAGCTGAGGAGACCCCTGCCCGCTGTGCCCAGCGCCCCGCCAAAGTCAGCCGCAAGCGGCGGAGCTGCAGCCTGAGCGACGGTGGGGACGCCGCACTGGTCCCGAGTAAGAAAGCCCGcctagaagaagaggaggaggaaagggcctCTTCGGACGTCCTTGATCGCCTGCAGCCCCCTCCGGCGCAAGCGGAGGGCGCCTTCCCCAACCTGGCGCGTGTCCTGCAGAGGCGCTTCTCCGGCCTCCTGAACTGCAGCCCCGCCGCGCCCCCGACGGCGCCGCCGGCGTGTGAGGCGAAGCCGGCTTGCCGCCCGGCGGACAATATGCTGAACGTGCTGGTGCGGGCCGTGGTGGCCTTCTGA